The Euphorbia lathyris chromosome 8, ddEupLath1.1, whole genome shotgun sequence genome has a window encoding:
- the LOC136203138 gene encoding uncharacterized protein, translating into MVILGTSITAWIRHLLACMGGCFGCCSKPTPITAVDEPSKGLKIQGRAVKKPSMSDGFWSTSTCDLEYSAVQSQRSISSTSVANLNPSSGVTSTCDFVNHGLLLWQQSRIQWTATNTFRNQTQRRWEPRFGWNVTYEGLLGSRNPFPRPIPLSEMVDFLADVWEQEGLYD; encoded by the exons ATGGTGATCTTAGGCACCTCGATTACTGCCTGGATCCGTCATCTTCTTGCCTGCATGGG TGGTTGTTTTGGATGCTGTTCTAAGCCCACACCGATTACTGCTGTGGATGAGCCATCGAAAGGATTAAAAATACAAGGACGGGCAGTGAAGAAACCAAGCATGTCTGATGGTTTTTGGAGCACCAGCACATGTGATTTGGAATACAGTGCTGTTCAATCTCAAAGAAGTATCTCATCAACCAGTGTAGCTAATTTGAATCCTAGTTCTGGTGTTACCAGCACTTGTGATTTCGTAAATCATG GTCTTCTCCTTTGGCAACAGAGCAGGATTCAGTGGACTGCAACTAACACTTTTAGGAATCAAACCCAACGGAGATGGGAACCACGATTTGG TTGGAATGTAACATATGAAGGTTTACTTGGAAGCAGAAATCCATTCCCTCGCCCTATTCCTTTGTCA GAAATGGTTGATTTTCTGGCGGACGTTTGGGAACAAGAGGGACTATACGACTGA